A segment of the Caldisericia bacterium genome:
TCCTTATCACCTTCTCATACAGTTCCTCAAAAGTTTCCCTTTCTTCATCTACAAATATACCCAAGGGTATCTTATTTTTTCTCTCCTCCTCTGGAATCCTATCCTTCATTTCAATCCTGTATGTTATTTCTTTCTGTTGAAGCAAAAATTTGGATGGATCTGAAATTCCCTGAAGTCTACCAAAGTATGTTGGACAGGGAGAGAGAATTTCAACAAAGGAAAAACCTTTATGTTTAAGTGCTTTCTTTATTATGTTTAATAGATGGAGGTAAAAGTATACTGCCCCCCTCGCAATGAATGTAGCATTGGCACCCTTTAAAAGTTCAACTGAATCAAAGGTGGGTTCGTATTTTCCATAAGGAGAGGTGGTTGTGTAGGCACCAAGAGGAGTAGTTGGTGAAGCTTGACCACCTGTCATACCATATATCATGTTGTTGAACAAAAAAACTTTTATATCCAGATTTCTTCTTGCAGCATGTATCATGTGATTTCCACCAATTCCCAATCCATCTCCATCTCCTGTTATTACCACCACATGTTTGTCTCTATTTGAAAGTTTTACTCCTGTTGCGAAGGCAAGTGCTCTTCCGTGAAGTGTGTGGAGAGAATCTGTATTCACATATCCAGGAATTCTTGAAGAACATCCAATCCCAGAGACCATGATTATATCTTCTCTCTTCCAGTTCAATTCTGCAAAGGATTCAAGTATAGCTCTTAAGCCAATTCCAAGTCCACATCCAGGACAAAAGATAGTTGGAAGTCTTCCCCAATCGAGATAATCCCTCCAGTTCATCCTATCACCTCTAATATTTTACTTTCTATCTCTTCTGGGGGTATAACATTTCCCCTCACAAAATTTATTGGATAAACTTTTGTTTTGTTTTCCATAATCCTCTCTATATCAAGGTAGAGTTGTCCTTTATTTAGTTCCACTACAAAAACAAGTTTTGCCTCTGAAAGCATCTGTTTTATTTTTTTCTCATCCAATGGGTTAAGGGTTATAAGTCTTAAAAAACCAGCTTTGATACCTCTTCTCTCCAGTTTTCTCTTTACCTCTTTTATCACAGTGCCCATAACTCCAAAGGATACAAGGATGAGATCTTTACCTTCAGTTTCTTCCTCGTAATAGAAAAGTTCTCTTCTATATGAATATACTTTTCTTAAGAGGTGATCTATTAACTTTTGGGCATTTTCCTCATCAGCATCTGGAAATCCATACTCATCATGAAAAAGACCTGTAATTTTAATTCCCTTACCATCTCCAAGATAGGGAGCAGATATTAGATCTCTCTCAAAATTGTATGGTTTATCAGGTTTTGGAAGAGAGGAGAACTCAAATTTATAAGGAGGATTGCTTCTCTCCATTTCAGCTCTCATATGAGCAACAGTTTCGTCTGAGAGTACTATAACTGGATTTCTAAAGTACTTGGATATATCCAGCGAAAAACGAGTTAACCAGTAAAATTCCTGGACACTTCCTGGAGAAAAGACAATTATTGGGTGATCACCATGCGTTCCCCATTTTGATTGCATGTAATCTCCCTGTCCCACATGAGTTGGAAGCCCCGTGGATGGATCTCCCCTCATTACATTTACTATAACACAGGGGCTCTCTACCATACATGCAAAGCTTAATCCTTCCTGCATGAGGGAAAAACCTGGACCAGATGTGGCAGTTAAAGCCTTTTTGCCAGACAATCCAGCAGCAGTTATTACAGCAACAGAAGAGATTTCATCCTCCATCTGGATGAATGTTTTTCCTCTCTTGGGCATCTCTTTAGAGAGCACCTCTAAAATTTCACTTGAAGGGGTTATTGGATAACCTGCAAAAATATCAAGTCCTCCATCCAATGCTCCAATTGCACTGGCTTCATTTCCCTGATACAATCTTTTCATCTTTTCTTCACCTCAATTGCAAAATCAGGACAGAGGTTTTCACAGATGTTGCAGCCTATGCAGGAATCTTCAAACTTTACATATACTATCCCTCTTTCATCAACATCAAACACATTCTTCGGACACACTCTTACACATATCCGGCACTCTTTACAGAGGTTCTTGTCAATTGCAACTCTGAAGGCTTTTTTTGTTTTTACGCTCATAGCAAACCTCCCCTCCTCATCATCTTATTCAAGTTTTTGTTTCCCATCATCTGTTTCATCATCTTAAAATTTT
Coding sequences within it:
- a CDS encoding 2-oxoacid:acceptor oxidoreductase subunit alpha — encoded protein: MKRLYQGNEASAIGALDGGLDIFAGYPITPSSEILEVLSKEMPKRGKTFIQMEDEISSVAVITAAGLSGKKALTATSGPGFSLMQEGLSFACMVESPCVIVNVMRGDPSTGLPTHVGQGDYMQSKWGTHGDHPIIVFSPGSVQEFYWLTRFSLDISKYFRNPVIVLSDETVAHMRAEMERSNPPYKFEFSSLPKPDKPYNFERDLISAPYLGDGKGIKITGLFHDEYGFPDADEENAQKLIDHLLRKVYSYRRELFYYEEETEGKDLILVSFGVMGTVIKEVKRKLERRGIKAGFLRLITLNPLDEKKIKQMLSEAKLVFVVELNKGQLYLDIERIMENKTKVYPINFVRGNVIPPEEIESKILEVIG
- a CDS encoding 2-oxoacid:ferredoxin oxidoreductase subunit beta, with protein sequence MNWRDYLDWGRLPTIFCPGCGLGIGLRAILESFAELNWKREDIIMVSGIGCSSRIPGYVNTDSLHTLHGRALAFATGVKLSNRDKHVVVITGDGDGLGIGGNHMIHAARRNLDIKVFLFNNMIYGMTGGQASPTTPLGAYTTTSPYGKYEPTFDSVELLKGANATFIARGAVYFYLHLLNIIKKALKHKGFSFVEILSPCPTYFGRLQGISDPSKFLLQQKEITYRIEMKDRIPEEERKNKIPLGIFVDEERETFEELYEKVIRSVKNEEGISI
- a CDS encoding 4Fe-4S dicluster domain-containing protein, with translation MSVKTKKAFRVAIDKNLCKECRICVRVCPKNVFDVDERGIVYVKFEDSCIGCNICENLCPDFAIEVKKR